A window of the Mesotoga prima MesG1.Ag.4.2 genome harbors these coding sequences:
- a CDS encoding GNAT family N-acetyltransferase, with translation MLYIEVPLKESPVQLSKDTEYILLEPVEQKPVAWGAFENKMGLVLAEREWNDSFRVWDILVWEKYQRRGLGSKLMGTARNYTTNAIVRRLVVETQSSNYPAISLSLNYGF, from the coding sequence TTGCTATACATCGAAGTACCTCTAAAAGAATCTCCTGTTCAGTTAAGTAAAGATACAGAATATATCTTGTTAGAACCGGTCGAGCAGAAACCTGTAGCATGGGGAGCATTCGAGAATAAAATGGGTCTGGTCCTTGCTGAAAGGGAATGGAATGACTCTTTTCGGGTTTGGGATATTCTAGTCTGGGAGAAGTACCAAAGAAGGGGATTAGGAAGTAAGCTAATGGGTACAGCAAGAAATTATACAACTAATGCTATAGTGAGACGTCTCGTTGTTGAAACACAGAGCTCCAACTATCCCGCAATCTCTTTGTCCCTTAATTACGGATTTTAA
- a CDS encoding amino acid ABC transporter ATP-binding protein yields the protein MSKERVVLRVENLKKAFGDKEVLKGVSFDMKEGETKVIIGPSGTGKSTLLSCINMLVTPDSGQIWLEEEEVTSAKNINKIRQEIGFVFQDFGLFNHLTALKNVMVGLTKVKKIEKDFAKEIAMKELTRVGLEREANMYPAQLSGGQKQRVGIARALAMSPKIILFDEPTSALDPELIGEVLSVMKNLAESGMTMLVVTHEMGFARTVSDEIIFMEHGHIVEQSSPEEMFKNPKNPRTKEFLFKLSELYGSE from the coding sequence ATGAGTAAGGAAAGAGTCGTACTAAGAGTCGAGAATCTCAAGAAGGCCTTCGGTGACAAAGAAGTCTTGAAAGGCGTATCCTTTGACATGAAGGAGGGAGAGACTAAAGTAATTATCGGTCCTAGTGGAACCGGCAAGAGTACGCTTCTTTCCTGTATAAATATGCTTGTTACTCCCGACAGTGGCCAGATCTGGCTCGAAGAGGAAGAGGTTACATCTGCTAAAAATATAAACAAGATTCGTCAGGAGATAGGCTTTGTCTTCCAGGATTTCGGGCTTTTCAACCATCTTACGGCTCTAAAAAACGTCATGGTAGGCCTCACCAAGGTGAAGAAAATCGAGAAGGATTTCGCAAAAGAGATTGCAATGAAAGAGCTTACAAGAGTTGGGCTGGAGAGAGAAGCGAATATGTATCCCGCTCAGCTATCAGGTGGTCAGAAGCAAAGGGTCGGAATCGCTCGTGCGTTAGCAATGAGCCCAAAAATCATTCTTTTTGATGAACCCACATCGGCTTTAGATCCAGAACTGATTGGAGAAGTACTGTCAGTGATGAAGAACCTGGCTGAAAGTGGCATGACAATGCTTGTTGTGACTCATGAAATGGGGTTTGCAAGAACTGTATCTGATGAGATCATCTTTATGGAACACGGTCATATTGTTGAACAGAGTTCCCCTGAAGAAATGTTCAAGAATCCAAAGAATCCTCGAACGAAGGAATTCCTCTTCAAGCTCAGTGAGCTTTACGGGAGTGAATGA
- the hutH gene encoding histidine ammonia-lyase: MLIDGQHLTLSDIFEVAFKKEFCSIEESAARLLDERRRSLELISKEKTIYGVNTGFGVLADHRISSKDLDALQKNIVLSHAAGVGEPLRQELVRAIMLVRANSLLKGFSGVRKCLVQRILDLLNEDIVPVVPSKGSVGASGDLAPLAHVAMSLIGEGYCTLEGSVVPSLQALKSRNLEPIILKSKEGLSLLNGTAFMAGIGGCSTYIASRLFEQAILVSAMSVDALMGSTSPFDERVHSARPHRGQGYVAGRMKSLLEGSEIRTSHLDCDRVQDAYTLRTIPQVYGAVKDTLDYVKSVLEIEINSATDNPLIFENGDVISGGNFHGEPIALAMDFLSIALTDMGNMIERRVDRLVNPKLNDLPAFLTNGDEGLNSGYMLWQYTAAALASENKTLAHPASADSIPTSGFQEDHVSMGAWGARKLWMIVDNLATMISIEALLAFRALSFRHPKKSSIAVEELFEDIRRIVPDHINDRYFGNEFMEVRKLLFRRAGL, encoded by the coding sequence GTGCTGATTGACGGACAACATCTTACACTGTCGGATATCTTTGAAGTGGCCTTCAAGAAGGAATTCTGCAGTATTGAAGAAAGCGCTGCGCGGCTTCTAGACGAAAGACGAAGATCCCTAGAGCTCATCAGCAAGGAAAAAACGATCTATGGGGTTAATACGGGATTCGGGGTTCTTGCAGATCACCGAATTTCTTCTAAAGATCTAGATGCTCTCCAGAAGAATATCGTTCTTTCTCATGCGGCCGGTGTGGGAGAACCCCTTCGTCAAGAACTAGTAAGAGCAATAATGTTGGTTAGAGCAAATTCTCTTTTGAAAGGCTTTTCAGGAGTTAGAAAATGCTTGGTACAAAGAATTCTCGACCTTCTCAATGAAGACATTGTTCCTGTCGTACCTTCAAAAGGATCGGTCGGAGCCAGCGGAGATCTTGCACCATTGGCACATGTTGCCATGTCACTTATTGGAGAAGGATATTGTACTCTCGAAGGAAGTGTTGTTCCTTCTCTTCAAGCTCTTAAGAGTAGAAATCTTGAACCTATTATTTTGAAATCTAAAGAGGGGCTAAGTCTCCTTAACGGCACCGCTTTTATGGCAGGAATAGGCGGCTGCTCAACATATATTGCTTCAAGGCTTTTTGAACAGGCAATTCTCGTTTCGGCAATGTCGGTTGATGCCCTTATGGGCAGTACGTCTCCCTTCGACGAAAGGGTTCATAGTGCTCGACCACATAGAGGGCAGGGCTACGTCGCCGGAAGAATGAAAAGTTTGCTAGAAGGAAGCGAGATTAGAACCTCCCATTTGGACTGCGACCGTGTTCAAGACGCTTACACGCTCAGAACCATTCCGCAGGTCTACGGCGCGGTCAAGGATACGTTAGACTATGTCAAATCGGTCCTGGAAATAGAGATCAATTCAGCGACTGATAATCCGCTCATCTTTGAGAATGGCGATGTTATATCCGGAGGTAACTTCCATGGTGAGCCAATAGCTCTTGCAATGGACTTTCTGTCGATTGCACTCACCGATATGGGTAACATGATAGAGAGACGAGTAGACAGACTTGTAAATCCAAAGCTTAACGATCTGCCCGCCTTCCTGACAAATGGTGACGAGGGACTGAATTCCGGTTACATGCTGTGGCAGTATACCGCAGCGGCACTTGCCTCGGAAAACAAGACACTTGCACATCCCGCTTCCGCCGACTCTATTCCGACTTCTGGTTTTCAGGAAGATCATGTAAGTATGGGTGCATGGGGAGCACGCAAGCTCTGGATGATAGTTGACAATCTCGCGACAATGATTTCTATTGAGGCACTTCTTGCTTTTAGAGCGCTGTCGTTCAGGCATCCAAAAAAATCAAGTATTGCTGTTGAGGAGCTGTTTGAAGATATCAGAAGAATCGTTCCCGATCACATAAATGACAGGTATTTTGGGAACGAGTTTATGGAAGTTCGAAAGCTTCTCTTCAGGAGAGCAGGATTGTGA
- a CDS encoding amino acid ABC transporter permease codes for MPALLSGMWVTLQITFLTLGLGLVLALPISFGQVYGNKWIKALIAGYEKILRSIPELVILFLIFYGFPKIGIRFSPFAAVIIGLGFRSSAYQSQIFRGAINSVSSAQMRAARSLGMTNLKGFINIVLPQAIRIALPPWTNEFTIVLKDSSLAYALGVTELLRQGGYIIATKYEPMLIYLTVAVMYFIVTIAINKTLGSVEKRLAIPGFDVKETVR; via the coding sequence ATGCCCGCACTCCTCTCAGGAATGTGGGTGACACTTCAAATCACTTTCTTAACTTTGGGGTTGGGCCTGGTTCTGGCCCTCCCCATTTCTTTTGGCCAGGTCTACGGAAACAAGTGGATCAAAGCCCTCATTGCAGGCTATGAAAAAATCCTCAGAAGTATTCCGGAACTGGTAATTCTCTTTCTAATATTCTATGGATTTCCAAAGATCGGAATAAGATTCTCCCCCTTCGCTGCGGTGATAATTGGGTTAGGTTTCAGATCCTCGGCATATCAGTCTCAGATTTTCAGGGGAGCAATAAACTCGGTCAGTTCGGCTCAAATGAGAGCTGCAAGATCTCTGGGAATGACTAATCTAAAAGGTTTCATCAATATTGTTCTTCCTCAGGCAATAAGAATAGCCCTTCCACCATGGACAAACGAATTCACTATCGTACTGAAGGATTCTTCACTTGCGTACGCACTTGGAGTAACTGAGCTTCTCCGCCAGGGAGGATACATAATCGCCACCAAATATGAGCCTATGCTGATCTACCTCACGGTTGCAGTAATGTATTTCATAGTAACAATCGCTATCAACAAGACTCTGGGAAGCGTTGAAAAACGACTTGCAATTCCTGGATTCGATGTAAAGGAGACGGTAAGATGA
- a CDS encoding amino acid ABC transporter permease gives MDRIWKIVVNYWPKFLEGLGVTLEMTLIAVVIGFIIGVILAIARVYGNKLFHGVATAIIEIIRGTPLLVQLFILYYGLPPLGMNLSPFAAAIIGFAINSGCYQAEYLRGSIQSISGNQMKAARSLGMTKWQAILQIIMPQAFRRVIPAWTNEFIYLLKYTSLAYIVGAPELMAQAKFIASRNFQFFEVYLVVAVIYLVVVLFFTKIFSILEKKVEIPGLEWVR, from the coding sequence GTGGATAGGATCTGGAAAATTGTCGTTAACTACTGGCCCAAATTTCTGGAAGGCCTTGGGGTTACTCTCGAAATGACTTTGATTGCAGTGGTAATCGGATTTATTATTGGAGTCATCCTCGCAATAGCAAGAGTTTATGGAAACAAACTCTTCCATGGTGTTGCGACCGCAATTATTGAAATAATAAGAGGTACACCACTTCTCGTACAGTTGTTCATTCTGTATTATGGGCTTCCACCTCTCGGAATGAATCTCTCCCCGTTCGCGGCCGCAATCATTGGTTTTGCCATCAACAGCGGTTGTTATCAGGCGGAGTATTTGAGAGGATCTATTCAGTCCATTTCAGGTAACCAGATGAAGGCGGCCAGATCTCTCGGAATGACAAAATGGCAGGCGATTCTGCAGATCATTATGCCCCAGGCGTTCAGAAGAGTAATTCCAGCATGGACAAATGAGTTCATATACCTCTTGAAGTATACTTCTCTTGCTTATATTGTTGGCGCACCGGAACTAATGGCTCAGGCAAAGTTTATTGCCTCACGAAACTTTCAGTTTTTCGAAGTGTATCTCGTCGTTGCTGTGATCTATCTAGTTGTGGTTCTCTTCTTCACTAAAATATTCAGCATACTCGAAAAGAAGGTTGAGATACCCGGACTAGAATGGGTAAGATAA
- a CDS encoding type 1 glutamine amidotransferase: MKEKTVIQKVGAAIMFLLAICFPASFVSASENCGPVALFLNDPAYETKLSPIERSLAEQGIEYRIYNIFNDELPQDENLYSAVIIAGGDSMRNYIDWNNRIYQGGEIILRGEVPILGICLGHQIISRVFGSVLYYSEERRWHEITFVKQDEIFDGFEDGLLVWENHSYAVASLPEEFEILAKGNVTPLQMMKHKDKPIYGVQFHPETQGRFLSNPPGWKLIMNFAKIAGVTMSDPPLPKDGRKVFPY; encoded by the coding sequence ATGAAAGAAAAAACGGTAATTCAGAAGGTTGGCGCGGCAATCATGTTTCTACTAGCAATTTGCTTCCCGGCAAGTTTTGTTTCTGCTTCTGAAAACTGTGGACCTGTTGCTCTCTTCCTGAATGACCCGGCGTACGAAACAAAGCTCTCACCCATTGAACGTTCACTGGCTGAACAGGGCATAGAATACAGGATTTACAATATTTTCAATGATGAACTCCCGCAAGATGAAAATCTGTACTCCGCAGTAATAATTGCAGGCGGCGATTCGATGCGAAACTACATAGACTGGAACAACAGAATTTACCAGGGTGGAGAGATAATCCTTAGAGGAGAAGTCCCCATTCTGGGAATATGTCTTGGACATCAGATAATTTCGAGAGTATTTGGTTCCGTTTTGTATTACAGTGAGGAGCGACGTTGGCATGAAATAACCTTTGTAAAACAGGACGAGATATTTGACGGATTCGAGGATGGACTTCTTGTTTGGGAGAACCATTCCTATGCGGTGGCGTCTTTACCAGAGGAATTCGAAATCCTTGCAAAAGGAAATGTTACCCCGTTACAAATGATGAAGCATAAAGACAAACCAATTTATGGGGTTCAGTTTCACCCGGAAACACAGGGGCGATTTCTGAGCAACCCTCCTGGCTGGAAACTAATAATGAACTTCGCGAAGATTGCTGGCGTCACGATGAGTGATCCGCCTTTGCCCAAAGACGGGCGCAAGGTCTTCCCTTACTGA
- a CDS encoding calcium/sodium antiporter yields MKRLLVSLLMLAAGFALLIKGADYLIEGSVAIAKNLGISELLIGLTIVAIGTSAPELAVSVQAAFKGSDIALGNVLGSNIANIGLILGITAILTPLGVNKTTMSYEIPFVIIITIASSALILGNNGLHRSDGIVLITFFLIYMMYVFTMAKRDRSITDIVEVEGKRDVEILEKSPVLAWVATIGGTAAVILGGNFVVDGGSSIAQIFGVSDMLIGTTIVAIGTSLPELVTTISAGRKNRSDLAIGNVVGSNIFNLLLVLGISATISPITAQRSLAAEIIFASLLAIVLPLLLLRKKKLDRPRGALLLIIYASFLVSSIFRG; encoded by the coding sequence GTGAAGCGCTTGTTAGTTTCGTTGCTGATGCTGGCCGCTGGATTTGCTTTGCTAATAAAGGGTGCCGATTATTTGATTGAGGGTTCCGTCGCTATAGCTAAAAACCTGGGAATCTCGGAATTGCTCATAGGACTTACGATAGTAGCTATTGGGACTTCGGCGCCTGAGCTCGCAGTGAGTGTGCAAGCAGCTTTCAAAGGTTCTGACATTGCTCTGGGAAACGTGTTGGGATCAAATATCGCGAACATTGGTCTTATCCTGGGAATTACAGCCATTCTAACGCCCCTGGGAGTGAACAAAACTACTATGAGTTATGAAATCCCCTTCGTCATAATAATCACTATCGCCAGCAGCGCTTTGATTCTAGGAAACAATGGGCTTCATCGAAGCGATGGCATTGTGTTGATTACTTTCTTCTTGATATACATGATGTATGTTTTTACCATGGCGAAGAGAGACAGGAGCATTACAGACATTGTGGAGGTGGAGGGAAAGAGAGATGTCGAGATTCTCGAAAAGAGTCCTGTGCTTGCCTGGGTAGCCACAATCGGAGGGACCGCAGCCGTCATTCTCGGAGGAAATTTCGTGGTCGACGGAGGTTCTTCGATTGCACAGATATTCGGCGTGAGCGACATGCTTATAGGGACAACTATTGTCGCGATCGGAACTTCTCTTCCGGAGTTAGTGACCACAATTTCGGCAGGAAGAAAAAATCGCAGCGATCTTGCCATAGGCAACGTGGTAGGGTCGAACATCTTCAATCTACTCCTGGTTCTAGGGATTTCGGCCACCATCTCGCCTATCACGGCACAGAGATCGCTTGCCGCGGAAATAATCTTTGCATCGCTTCTCGCGATAGTTCTGCCCTTACTTCTCCTTAGAAAGAAGAAGTTGGATAGGCCAAGGGGGGCTCTACTTCTGATAATCTACGCCTCCTTCTTAGTTTCAAGCATATTTAGAGGTTAA